In Romeriopsis navalis LEGE 11480, one genomic interval encodes:
- a CDS encoding DNA alkylation repair protein: MPEPLKNVYTPELIRALATAVKAEYSQFDVAEFERSIFNPAWQTEELKQRMRHIAISLQQYLPQDYAQAIALLLPVAAQFGGSECGDFEYMFFPDFVALYGLEDFEISMSALEHFTKFSSSEFAVRPFIVRYGDQMMQQMHRWAASDDPHVRRLASEGCRPRLPWAMALPQFKQAPTPVLPILEKLKNDDSLYVRRSVANNLNDIAKDHPQIVVDIAHRWFGQSPEVDWLVKHACRSLLKQGEPAVMSLFGFAAPDHVVCSDLVVQPQVSMGDALTFAFELHTDRLSLGQLRLEYAIDFMKAQGKRSRKVFKIAEADYQTAHKQFTKRHSFKPISTRTYYPGRHGLHLMINGIELAAAQFELVNL, encoded by the coding sequence ATGCCAGAACCGTTAAAAAATGTCTATACTCCAGAATTGATCCGGGCTTTAGCCACAGCGGTCAAAGCGGAGTACAGTCAGTTTGATGTCGCGGAATTTGAACGATCGATATTCAATCCCGCTTGGCAGACCGAAGAACTGAAACAGCGAATGCGCCACATTGCCATCTCGCTCCAGCAGTATTTGCCCCAGGACTATGCCCAGGCGATCGCGCTTTTGCTCCCAGTCGCGGCACAGTTCGGCGGATCGGAGTGCGGCGATTTTGAATATATGTTTTTCCCCGACTTTGTGGCATTGTACGGTCTAGAAGATTTTGAGATATCGATGTCAGCGCTGGAGCATTTTACGAAGTTCTCTAGTTCGGAATTTGCCGTGCGGCCCTTTATCGTGCGCTATGGCGATCAGATGATGCAACAAATGCACCGTTGGGCCGCGTCCGATGATCCCCATGTCCGCCGGTTAGCCAGTGAAGGCTGTCGGCCCCGCTTGCCTTGGGCAATGGCCTTGCCGCAGTTCAAACAAGCCCCGACGCCGGTGTTGCCGATTTTGGAAAAGTTGAAAAATGACGATAGCCTCTACGTTCGCCGCAGTGTTGCCAATAACCTGAATGACATCGCGAAAGACCATCCGCAAATTGTGGTCGATATTGCCCACCGTTGGTTTGGGCAGAGTCCGGAAGTCGATTGGTTGGTGAAACACGCTTGCCGATCGTTGCTCAAGCAGGGAGAGCCTGCTGTGATGTCGTTATTTGGATTCGCTGCTCCAGATCATGTTGTGTGCAGTGACTTAGTTGTGCAACCCCAGGTATCGATGGGCGACGCCTTAACCTTTGCCTTTGAATTACACACCGATCGACTGAGCCTTGGTCAGTTGCGTCTGGAATATGCGATCGATTTTATGAAAGCGCAGGGAAAGCGATCGCGCAAGGTGTTCAAAATTGCCGAAGCCGATTACCAGACAGCCCACAAGCAATTTACCAAACGCCATTCATTCAAGCCCATCTCGACCCGGACCTACTACCCGGGGCGCCACGGCTTGCATCTGATGATTAACGGCATTGAACTGGCCGCAGCGCAGTTTGAGTTAGTGAATCTTTGA